The stretch of DNA CCACAAAGGTGAAACTGGTTAGCAAGAGCTTGGTGTTTTGCATCGGTGGGCGACTTCCACTATCTTGGCTGGGACAACGTAAACGCCGATCATACCCGCATTAAGAGAAGCTGCGAAGCAGCATCGCGAGAAAGCTGACCATGGTTGAAAATAGCGAACTACGCAAAGCCGGCCTCAAAGTGACCCTGCCACGGGTCAAGATCCTGCAAATGCTCGACTCTACCGAGCAGCGTCACATGAGTGCCGAGGACGTCTACAAGGCGTTGATGGAAGCTGGCGAGGACGTCGGTCTGGCCACGGTTTACCGTGTTCTGACCCAGTTCGAAGCCGCTGGCCTCGTGGTCCGTCACAACTTCGACGGTGGCCACGCGGTATTCGAATTGGCCGACGGTGGCCACCACGACCATATGGTCAACGTGGAAACCGGTGAAGTCGTCGAATTCGTCAGCCCGGAAATCGAAAAGCTCCAGAAGGCAATTGCCGAGGAGCACGGTGTTGATCTGGTAGATCACAATCTGGTGCTGTACGTACGCAAGAAAAAGTAAGCATGTCGCGCGAATTTCAGGTTCGCGAAACGAACGAAGGCGACCCAAGGGTCGCCTTCGTGCTTTCTGTCGTGCTTGTAACCTCCGGTCAGGCCTTGGCGGTGACGACCATCTTTTTCGCGTGAGCCAGAGACTCCTTGGTCAGGTCAATGCCACCCAGCATCCGTGCCACTTCTTCTATACGGTCGTTTTTGCTCAGCTTGGAAACGGCGGTGTGAGTCGCTTGCTCACCGCGTACCTTGTGCACGAATAAATGCTGGTGACCCTGCGCGGCCACCTGCGGCAAGTGCGTCACGGTCAGTACCTGCCCGCGATCACCCAGGCGCCGCAGCAACTGGCCGACAATTTCCGCAGTCGGCCCGCCAATGCCTACGTCCACTTCGTCGAATACCAGCGTTGGCACCCGTGAGGTTTGTGCGGTAATCACCTGAATCGCCAGGCTGATCCGCGACAGCTCGCCACCGGAGGCCACTTTGGCCAGTGCCTTCAACGGCTGGCCGGGGTTGGCGCTGACCAGTAGTTCGACTTGTTCCAGGCCATTGGGTAGCAATTCATCGCTGCTGTTGGCGCGCAGCTCAATGGTGAAGCGCCCACCCGGCATGCCCAGTCGCTGAATCTCCTGCTCAACCGCGCTGGCGAGACTGCCGGCAGCCTGATGCCGCAAATCGCTCAGCTCTCGCGCCTTCTCTTGATAGTGGCGGGCGTACGAGGCCAGTTCTTCACCCAGGCGCTCGATGGATTCGTCGTTGGCGTTGAGCGTTTCGATTTCATCCAGCAACTTCTGCTGCATTTCACCGACCTCGGTCGGCTGGATCCGGTGTTTGCGTGCCAAGGTGTAGATCGCGTCGAGGCGTTCTTCCAGATATTGCAGGCGCGCCGGATCGGCATCGAAGTTATCGAGGAAGCGATTGAGCTCGCCGACGGCTTCTTCGACCTGGATCTGCGCACTGGTCAGCAGACTGCTGGCCTCGCCCAGTGCACCAATCGAATTGTTCACGCTCGACAGGCGATTGAGGCTGGCGGTCAGCGCGTTCAGCACGTTGCCGGAATCGCTCTCGCTGCATTGTTCGACCACTTGTCGGCAAATGCCGAGCAGGGTTTCGGCGTTGGTCAGGTTTTTGTGTTCCTGCTCCAGCTGTTCCAGCTCGTTTTCGCCGAGGCCGAGGTTTTCCAGTTCTTCGAGCTGGTAGCTGAGCAGTTGATGGCGGGCACGTTGTTC from Pseudomonas sp. P8_229 encodes:
- the recN gene encoding DNA repair protein RecN, which translates into the protein MLVHLSVHNYAIVEHLDLELDRGMSVITGETGAGKSIMLDALGLTLGDRADSGVVRPGADKADILATFDLVDIPEAHAWLAERDLENDGPCILRRVITAEGRSRGYINGTPCPLGDLKALGELLIDIHSQHEHQSLLKTDTHRRLLDEYAGATDLARQVQLAAQRWRQTRQELERLSNSGDEQRARHQLLSYQLEELENLGLGENELEQLEQEHKNLTNAETLLGICRQVVEQCSESDSGNVLNALTASLNRLSSVNNSIGALGEASSLLTSAQIQVEEAVGELNRFLDNFDADPARLQYLEERLDAIYTLARKHRIQPTEVGEMQQKLLDEIETLNANDESIERLGEELASYARHYQEKARELSDLRHQAAGSLASAVEQEIQRLGMPGGRFTIELRANSSDELLPNGLEQVELLVSANPGQPLKALAKVASGGELSRISLAIQVITAQTSRVPTLVFDEVDVGIGGPTAEIVGQLLRRLGDRGQVLTVTHLPQVAAQGHQHLFVHKVRGEQATHTAVSKLSKNDRIEEVARMLGGIDLTKESLAHAKKMVVTAKA
- the fur gene encoding ferric iron uptake transcriptional regulator, producing MVENSELRKAGLKVTLPRVKILQMLDSTEQRHMSAEDVYKALMEAGEDVGLATVYRVLTQFEAAGLVVRHNFDGGHAVFELADGGHHDHMVNVETGEVVEFVSPEIEKLQKAIAEEHGVDLVDHNLVLYVRKKK